A genomic segment from Vagococcus zengguangii encodes:
- the rlmD gene encoding 23S rRNA (uracil(1939)-C(5))-methyltransferase RlmD — MLPVSKNDRLVVDIIDLTHEGRGVAKVDGYPIFIENALPGEQVKIHVMKVGKKFAFAKVLEILTESESRVALEDETLIRTGIAPLQHMSYEAQLDFKQKQVENVMRKVAKMPEIEVLPTMGMEDPTHYRNKAQIPVRKIEGELETGFYRRNSHDLVPIESFYIQDEVIDKAVIAVRDVLRQFNIKPYNEEENTGLIRHIIVRHGHYTGELMVVLVTRVGKIFQGDKVVAEIVKALPNVTSIIQNINGDQTNVILGEWTRTLYGKDVIVDELLGKRYEISAKSFFQVNTKQAEVLYQVAIDFADLQATDTVIDAYCGTGTIGLTIADKVEHVYGMEIVPEAIKDAKRNQEINDVENVTFQVGAAEYVLPEWQEKGIEADVIIVDPPRKGLKESFIETSAAMQPEKIVYVSCNPSTFARDVKIYAGLGYQLDKVQPVDMFPQTPHVEVVGLLTKMN; from the coding sequence ATGTTACCAGTAAGTAAAAATGACCGCTTAGTAGTGGATATTATCGATTTGACCCATGAAGGACGCGGTGTTGCCAAAGTAGACGGCTACCCAATTTTTATCGAAAATGCCTTACCAGGCGAACAAGTAAAAATTCACGTGATGAAAGTCGGCAAAAAATTTGCCTTTGCTAAAGTGTTAGAAATTTTAACAGAATCAGAAAGCCGTGTGGCGTTAGAAGATGAAACTTTAATTCGTACCGGTATTGCGCCGTTACAACACATGAGTTACGAAGCACAATTAGACTTCAAACAAAAACAAGTTGAAAACGTGATGCGTAAAGTGGCTAAAATGCCTGAAATCGAAGTGTTACCAACAATGGGGATGGAAGATCCTACTCACTACCGTAATAAAGCCCAAATTCCTGTTAGAAAAATTGAAGGTGAACTAGAAACTGGTTTCTACCGTCGTAATAGCCATGATTTAGTGCCGATTGAATCATTCTACATTCAAGATGAAGTGATTGATAAAGCAGTAATCGCGGTACGTGATGTGCTACGTCAATTTAATATCAAACCATACAACGAAGAAGAAAATACTGGTTTAATCCGTCATATTATTGTCCGTCATGGTCATTACACAGGCGAATTAATGGTGGTCTTAGTAACACGTGTTGGTAAAATTTTCCAAGGTGACAAAGTAGTCGCTGAAATTGTTAAAGCTTTACCAAATGTCACGTCAATTATTCAAAATATTAATGGTGATCAAACAAACGTTATTTTAGGTGAATGGACAAGAACGCTTTATGGTAAAGACGTGATTGTGGATGAGTTGTTAGGTAAACGTTATGAAATTTCAGCTAAATCATTCTTCCAAGTTAACACGAAACAAGCAGAAGTTTTATATCAAGTAGCCATTGATTTTGCAGACTTACAAGCAACTGATACGGTCATTGATGCTTACTGTGGAACTGGTACGATTGGTTTAACAATTGCAGATAAAGTGGAACATGTTTACGGTATGGAAATTGTTCCTGAAGCGATTAAGGATGCTAAACGTAACCAAGAAATCAATGATGTTGAAAATGTAACATTCCAAGTTGGGGCAGCTGAATATGTCTTACCGGAATGGCAAGAAAAAGGGATTGAAGCCGATGTTATCATCGTCGATCCTCCTCGTAAAGGCTTGAAAGAAAGCTTTATCGAAACATCAGCAGCGATGCAACCTGAAAAAATCGTTTATGTATCATGTAACCCAAGTACCTTTGCCCGTGATGTGAAAATCTATGCTGGTTTAGGCTACCAATTAGATAAAGTTCAACCAGTTGATATGTTCCCACAAACACCACATGTTGAAGTGGTCGGATTATTAACTAAGATGAACTAA
- a CDS encoding diacylglycerol kinase produces the protein MRARVIYNPTSGKELMKRHLPDILAILEEAGYEASAYATTPEPDSAEQEARRAAIAGFDLVVAAGGDGTINQVINGIAPLEKRPRIGIIPGGTTNDYARALKIPRNDVLEAARVMLKKQTLKIDVGQADDHYFINIGAGGYLTELTYEVPSQLKSIFGYLAYIVKGAEMLPRVKPINMRLAYDDGVYEGEASMFFVGLTNSVGGFETIVPDAQLDDGKFSLIIVKTANLVEILRLIVKLLNGGKHVNDPGIIYTKTSHLEVAPMDDDVRLMMNLDGEYGGDAPMTFKALPQHIEFYVNLDEISEDSYAGDNEMREVSDAFVKEMEVLTQEDLNEDGKIS, from the coding sequence ATGAGAGCAAGAGTGATTTACAATCCGACTTCAGGAAAAGAGTTAATGAAACGCCATTTACCAGATATTCTAGCTATTTTAGAAGAAGCTGGCTATGAAGCCAGTGCTTACGCTACAACACCTGAACCGGATTCAGCAGAACAAGAAGCACGTCGCGCGGCGATTGCTGGGTTTGATTTAGTCGTAGCAGCTGGTGGAGACGGCACGATTAACCAAGTTATTAATGGGATTGCGCCCTTAGAAAAGCGTCCTAGAATTGGTATCATTCCTGGTGGAACAACAAATGACTATGCTCGTGCGTTAAAAATTCCGCGCAACGATGTCTTAGAAGCAGCCCGTGTGATGTTAAAAAAACAAACGCTAAAAATTGATGTTGGTCAAGCAGATGACCATTACTTCATCAATATTGGGGCAGGTGGTTACTTAACCGAGTTAACTTATGAAGTTCCATCACAATTGAAAAGTATTTTTGGATATTTAGCGTACATCGTTAAGGGAGCCGAAATGTTGCCGCGAGTTAAACCTATCAACATGCGTCTAGCGTATGATGATGGAGTATACGAAGGTGAAGCGTCTATGTTCTTTGTCGGCTTGACTAATTCAGTCGGTGGTTTCGAAACGATTGTCCCTGATGCGCAGTTAGATGACGGTAAATTCTCGCTAATCATCGTTAAAACAGCAAACTTAGTCGAAATTTTACGTTTAATTGTAAAATTATTAAATGGTGGTAAGCATGTGAATGATCCGGGGATTATTTACACAAAAACCTCACACTTAGAGGTAGCACCGATGGATGATGACGTCCGCTTGATGATGAATTTAGATGGCGAATATGGTGGTGATGCTCCGATGACATTTAAAGCACTCCCTCAACACATTGAATTTTATGTGAACTTAGATGAAATTTCTGAAGATTCATACGCTGGTGATAATGAGATGCGTGAAGTCAGCGATGCGTTTGTTAAAGAGATGGAAGTCTTAACGCAAGAAGATTTAAATGAAGATGGTAAAATTAGTTAA
- the gatB gene encoding Asp-tRNA(Asn)/Glu-tRNA(Gln) amidotransferase subunit GatB has protein sequence MNFETVIGLEIHVELKTDSKIFSPSPAHFGADPNVNTNEIDFSYPGVLPVLNKGALEYGIKAALALNCEIAEYTHFDRKNYFYPDNPKAYQISQADYPVGANGWIEIEVNGEMKKIRIERVHLEEDAGKNIHGTDGYSYVDLNRQGTPLIEIVSEADMRSPEEAYAYLDAVRSMIQFSGVSDVKMEEGSMRCDANISLRPYGQEKFGTKTEIKNINSISNVKKGLEYEVKRQEKVLLSGGIIQQETRRFDDSTGETILMRVKEGASDYRYFPEPDIPVLEISREWVEDLRSQIPEMPKARRARYVSELGLPEYDAMVLTLSKEMSDFFEATIANKVDAKAASNWLMGEVSAHLNSEQLELHETKLTPDNLAGMIQLIDDGTISSKMAKKVFKELIENGGDAKQVVEAKGLVQLSDPSQLLPIITEILDNNAQSIEDYKNGKDRAVGFLVGQTMKATKGQANPGIVNKLLMEELAKR, from the coding sequence ATGAACTTTGAAACAGTTATCGGATTAGAAATCCACGTTGAATTAAAAACTGATTCTAAAATCTTTTCTCCATCACCTGCTCACTTTGGGGCAGACCCAAACGTTAACACGAATGAGATTGATTTTAGTTACCCTGGTGTTTTACCAGTATTAAATAAAGGTGCATTAGAGTATGGTATTAAAGCTGCGCTAGCGTTAAACTGTGAAATTGCTGAATACACGCACTTTGACCGTAAAAATTATTTCTATCCGGACAATCCTAAAGCTTACCAAATATCGCAAGCAGATTACCCTGTTGGCGCAAATGGCTGGATTGAGATTGAAGTGAACGGCGAAATGAAAAAAATTCGTATCGAACGTGTTCATTTAGAAGAAGATGCAGGTAAAAATATTCATGGAACAGATGGCTATTCTTATGTTGACTTAAACCGTCAAGGCACACCGTTGATTGAGATTGTATCAGAAGCTGATATGCGTTCGCCTGAAGAAGCCTATGCTTATTTAGATGCCGTTCGCTCAATGATTCAATTCTCAGGCGTGAGTGATGTGAAAATGGAAGAAGGCTCAATGCGTTGCGATGCCAATATTTCATTACGTCCTTACGGTCAAGAAAAATTTGGAACAAAAACGGAAATCAAAAACATTAACTCGATTAGTAATGTGAAAAAAGGTCTTGAATATGAAGTAAAACGTCAAGAGAAAGTCTTGCTATCTGGTGGTATTATTCAACAAGAAACTCGTCGTTTTGATGATTCAACTGGTGAAACAATCTTAATGCGTGTGAAAGAAGGGGCAAGTGACTACCGTTATTTCCCAGAACCAGATATTCCTGTTTTAGAAATTTCTCGTGAATGGGTGGAAGATTTACGTAGTCAAATTCCAGAAATGCCAAAAGCGCGTCGTGCCCGTTACGTTTCTGAATTAGGGTTACCAGAATACGATGCGATGGTCTTAACGCTATCTAAAGAAATGTCAGACTTCTTTGAAGCAACCATTGCTAATAAGGTCGATGCTAAAGCGGCTTCTAACTGGTTGATGGGTGAAGTTTCTGCACATTTGAATAGTGAGCAATTAGAATTACATGAGACAAAATTGACACCTGACAACTTGGCGGGTATGATTCAATTAATAGATGACGGTACAATTAGTTCTAAGATGGCCAAAAAGGTCTTCAAAGAATTAATTGAAAATGGCGGCGATGCAAAACAAGTCGTTGAAGCTAAAGGGTTAGTTCAACTGTCAGATCCAAGTCAATTATTACCGATTATTACGGAGATTTTAGATAACAATGCGCAATCAATTGAGGATTACAAAAACGGAAAAGATCGCGCGGTTGGTTTCTTAGTAGGTCAAACGATGAAAGCAACTAAAGGTCAAGCGAATCCTGGTATCGTTAATAAATTATTAATGGAAGAGCTTGCGAAACGTTAA